The following coding sequences lie in one Peromyscus maniculatus bairdii isolate BWxNUB_F1_BW_parent chromosome 3, HU_Pman_BW_mat_3.1, whole genome shotgun sequence genomic window:
- the Prok2 gene encoding prokineticin-2 isoform X1 produces the protein MGAPRCAPLLLLLLLPLLLTPPAGDAAVITGACDKDSQCGGGMCCAVSIWVKSIRICTPMGQVGDSCHPLTRKVSVCAGTSGSILGAENASHLSLPARLGVFTDFFQPVYLFGPEVIPLK, from the exons ATGGGGGCCCCGCGCTGTGCCCCGCTACTGCTActcctgctgctgccgctgctgctcaCGCCGCCCGCCGGGGATGCCGCGGTCATCACCGGG GCTTGCGACAAGGACTCCCAGTGTGGAGGGGGCATGTGCTGCGCTGTCAGTATCTGGGTGAAGAGCATACGGATCTGCACACCCATGGGCCAAGTGGGAGACAGCTGCCACCCCCTGACTCGGAAAGTCAGTGTCTGCGCTGGGACTTCTG gTTCCATTTTGGGGGCGGAGAATGCATCACACTTGTCCTTGCCTGCCAGGCTTGGCGTGTTTACGGACTTCTTTCAACCGGTTTATTTGTTTGGCCCGGAAGTGATCCCTCTGAAGTAG
- the Prok2 gene encoding prokineticin-2 isoform X2 encodes MGAPRCAPLLLLLLLPLLLTPPAGDAAVITGACDKDSQCGGGMCCAVSIWVKSIRICTPMGQVGDSCHPLTRKVPFWGRRMHHTCPCLPGLACLRTSFNRFICLARK; translated from the exons ATGGGGGCCCCGCGCTGTGCCCCGCTACTGCTActcctgctgctgccgctgctgctcaCGCCGCCCGCCGGGGATGCCGCGGTCATCACCGGG GCTTGCGACAAGGACTCCCAGTGTGGAGGGGGCATGTGCTGCGCTGTCAGTATCTGGGTGAAGAGCATACGGATCTGCACACCCATGGGCCAAGTGGGAGACAGCTGCCACCCCCTGACTCGGAAA gTTCCATTTTGGGGGCGGAGAATGCATCACACTTGTCCTTGCCTGCCAGGCTTGGCGTGTTTACGGACTTCTTTCAACCGGTTTATTTGTTTGGCCCGGAAGTGA
- the LOC102928664 gene encoding large ribosomal subunit protein P1-like isoform X2: MASISELTCIYSALTLQEDEVIVTALASVNIWSLICNVGAGGPAPGAGAVPAAPAEEKKVEAKKEESEESDDDMGFGLFD; encoded by the exons ATGGCCTCCATCTCCGAGCTCACCTGCATCTACTCTGCCCTCACCCTGCAGGAGGACGAGGTGATAGTCAC GGCCCTGGCCAGTGTCAACATTTGGAGCCTCATCTGCAATGTAGGGGCTGGTGGGCCTGCTCCAGGAGCTGGAGCGGTGCCTGCTGCTCCAGCTGAGGAGAAGAAagtggaagcaaagaaagaagaatctGAGGAGTCTGATGACGACATGGGCTTTGGTCTTTTTGATTAA
- the LOC102928664 gene encoding large ribosomal subunit protein P1-like isoform X1 — translation MPVQDDMASISELTCIYSALTLQEDEVIVTEDKINALIKAAGVNVEPFWFGLFAKALASVNIWSLICNVGAGGPAPGAGAVPAAPAEEKKVEAKKEESEESDDDMGFGLFD, via the coding sequence ATGCCAGTCCAAGACGACATGGCCTCCATCTCCGAGCTCACCTGCATCTACTCTGCCCTCACCCTGCAGGAGGACGAGGTGATAGTCACAGAGGACAAGATCAATGCCCTCATTAAAGCAGCTGGTGTCAATGTTGAACCTTTCTGGTTTGGCTTGTTTGCAAAGGCCCTGGCCAGTGTCAACATTTGGAGCCTCATCTGCAATGTAGGGGCTGGTGGGCCTGCTCCAGGAGCTGGAGCGGTGCCTGCTGCTCCAGCTGAGGAGAAGAAagtggaagcaaagaaagaagaatctGAGGAGTCTGATGACGACATGGGCTTTGGTCTTTTTGATTAA